One region of Dehalococcoidia bacterium genomic DNA includes:
- a CDS encoding DNA polymerase III subunit alpha, which yields MFTHLHVHTEYSLLDGCCRIIPLIHRAKDLGMRSLAITDHGNMYGVIDFYRTARECGIKPIVGCEVYISPGDYRSREAADKTNYHATLLAQNHTGYNNLIQLVTLANFEGFYYKPRIDRDLLLKYGEGLVILSGCAQGELGRLILQNRLSEAEEAATWYKSHFPHYYIEIQRHPMAEIEKINEGLLKLARQLDIPIVATNDVHYIHKEDAYIHDILLCIGTNTTVNDERRLKMDGDYFYLKTPQEMQEQYADIPDAIENTRVIDSLCNLEIEFGKPHLPQVDLPEGKTSHAYLSVLCWRGLKERLPDADAATEKRLEYELDVIEKTQFADYFLVVHDLVLFVRKSGIFFGVRGSAAASLALFCLGITDINPLTYNLVFERFLNIERREMPDIDLDFQDDRREEVIAYVNQKYGTDHVAQIITFGTLGARAAIRDVGRALGMNYGSVDQVARLIPARPNIRLDDAMMEVKELTDMYNADEIMRKLIDTAKKLEGISRHSSTHAAGVVISREPLTRYLPMQRAGRDVGQHSGMTQFSMDNVARLGLLKLDFLGLANLTLLAKAREVIGQQHGTVLDLLKIPINDPKTFELFSSGETMGIFQLESPGMRRYIKELSPTKFTDIAAMVALYRPGPMEHIPTFIRAKHGLESVHYPHPDLVPILEDTYGVIVYQDQVLFIVQRFAGYSLGRADIIRKAMGKKDAAVMKKERQNFIDGARTKGYTENEAAAIFSLIEPFAGYAFNKAHSVSYARIAYETAYLKANYPIEYMAAFLNTYFDKADRIASAVSECRRMGIEVLKPDINHSYAHFTIEADGDRRAIRFGMVSVKNVGSNAVQPIIEARESGGEFKSIEDFCRRVDLRNVNKKVVESLVKAGALDSLGQRGSLLAAIDRIVSLSQREQRQRQSGQSSMFDLFGNNVDIPLPALDLQDFDVALQERLLWEKELMGLYFSEHPLTAMASRLAEHATVLCGEINNEMAGEKVVVAGMVTAVRHVTTRTNRLFIIATFEDLNGSIEVTVWSDVYSQTQDLWMDGSILLVEGYIKVREDRANINCTKVSRYEPEAARPEPIKTEPLKPDNGGKNNHVKPRTLIINIRQSNDSQKDLEYLQKVMEVLRRYPGNDSVQLAIGRGEEITRLEVPDIKVDNSDELLQELSHQNGG from the coding sequence ATGTTTACCCACCTACACGTTCATACCGAGTACAGCTTGCTTGACGGTTGCTGCCGTATTATACCCCTTATACACAGGGCCAAGGACCTCGGCATGCGCAGTCTGGCCATCACCGACCACGGGAATATGTACGGCGTCATTGATTTCTATAGGACGGCCAGGGAGTGCGGCATCAAGCCCATCGTCGGCTGCGAGGTCTATATCTCTCCCGGCGATTACCGCAGCCGGGAGGCGGCTGATAAGACCAATTACCATGCCACCCTGCTGGCGCAGAATCATACCGGATACAACAACCTCATTCAGCTCGTGACGCTGGCCAACTTCGAAGGATTCTATTACAAGCCCCGCATCGACAGAGATCTCCTGCTCAAATACGGGGAGGGCCTGGTGATTCTCTCAGGCTGCGCCCAGGGCGAGTTGGGACGCCTGATATTGCAAAACCGTCTGAGTGAGGCCGAGGAGGCCGCAACCTGGTATAAAAGCCACTTTCCGCATTACTATATCGAGATCCAGCGACATCCCATGGCGGAGATCGAAAAGATCAACGAAGGCCTGCTCAAGCTGGCTCGACAACTCGACATACCCATCGTTGCCACCAATGATGTCCACTATATTCACAAGGAAGACGCCTACATCCACGATATCCTTCTGTGCATCGGAACCAATACCACGGTCAATGACGAGCGCCGCCTAAAGATGGACGGCGACTATTTCTACCTGAAGACGCCGCAGGAGATGCAGGAGCAGTACGCCGATATACCCGATGCCATTGAAAACACACGCGTTATCGACTCGCTCTGCAACCTCGAGATCGAGTTCGGCAAGCCCCACCTGCCTCAGGTGGATCTGCCTGAGGGGAAGACATCGCATGCATACCTGTCGGTGCTGTGCTGGAGGGGGCTCAAGGAAAGGCTGCCCGACGCCGATGCGGCTACTGAAAAACGACTCGAATACGAGCTCGACGTAATCGAGAAGACGCAGTTCGCCGACTATTTTCTTGTGGTTCATGACCTCGTGTTGTTTGTTAGAAAAAGCGGCATCTTTTTCGGTGTTCGCGGCAGCGCCGCAGCCAGCCTGGCCCTTTTCTGCCTGGGCATCACCGATATCAATCCCCTCACTTACAACCTGGTGTTCGAGCGGTTTCTCAACATAGAGCGCCGCGAGATGCCCGATATCGATCTCGATTTCCAGGATGACAGACGGGAAGAGGTGATCGCCTATGTCAACCAGAAATACGGCACAGACCATGTGGCGCAGATCATCACCTTCGGTACGCTGGGCGCCAGGGCGGCCATCAGGGACGTAGGCCGGGCGCTGGGCATGAACTACGGCTCGGTCGACCAGGTGGCCCGTCTGATACCGGCCAGGCCCAACATCCGTCTGGATGATGCCATGATGGAAGTCAAAGAGCTGACCGATATGTATAACGCCGATGAGATAATGCGCAAGCTGATCGACACGGCCAAGAAGCTGGAAGGCATCTCCCGCCATTCCAGCACGCACGCCGCCGGTGTGGTTATATCGCGAGAACCTCTCACGCGCTACCTGCCCATGCAGCGCGCCGGCCGCGATGTCGGTCAACACTCGGGCATGACACAGTTCTCCATGGACAATGTGGCCAGGCTCGGCCTGCTCAAGCTCGATTTTCTGGGCCTGGCGAACCTCACCCTTCTGGCCAAGGCCAGGGAGGTCATCGGCCAGCAGCACGGCACCGTACTGGACCTGCTCAAGATTCCGATCAACGACCCCAAGACTTTTGAGCTGTTCTCGTCAGGCGAGACTATGGGGATCTTCCAGCTTGAAAGCCCGGGCATGCGGCGCTATATCAAAGAGCTCAGTCCAACCAAGTTCACCGATATAGCGGCCATGGTGGCGCTCTATCGTCCAGGACCCATGGAGCATATACCCACCTTTATCAGGGCCAAGCACGGGCTGGAGTCGGTGCACTACCCTCACCCCGACCTGGTGCCCATACTCGAGGATACTTACGGAGTGATAGTATACCAGGACCAGGTGCTCTTTATCGTACAGCGTTTCGCCGGATACAGCCTGGGCCGCGCCGATATCATCCGCAAAGCCATGGGCAAGAAGGACGCCGCTGTGATGAAGAAGGAGCGGCAGAATTTTATTGACGGAGCCCGTACCAAGGGCTACACGGAGAATGAAGCCGCCGCTATCTTCAGCCTGATCGAGCCGTTTGCCGGGTATGCCTTCAACAAGGCGCACAGCGTAAGCTACGCACGCATAGCTTACGAGACAGCCTATCTCAAGGCCAATTATCCCATCGAATATATGGCTGCGTTCCTTAACACATACTTCGATAAGGCGGACCGTATAGCCTCCGCCGTCTCCGAATGCAGGCGTATGGGAATTGAGGTGCTCAAACCGGACATCAACCACAGCTATGCGCATTTCACCATCGAAGCGGACGGAGACAGACGCGCCATCAGGTTCGGCATGGTCTCCGTCAAGAACGTTGGCTCCAACGCCGTGCAGCCCATTATTGAGGCCCGCGAAAGCGGAGGTGAATTTAAATCGATCGAGGATTTCTGCCGCCGGGTGGACCTGCGCAACGTTAATAAGAAGGTCGTCGAGAGTCTGGTTAAAGCCGGGGCATTAGATAGTCTGGGCCAGCGGGGTTCATTGCTGGCAGCCATCGACCGTATCGTGTCGCTGTCCCAGCGTGAGCAACGCCAGCGGCAATCAGGCCAATCCAGCATGTTCGACCTCTTCGGGAATAATGTGGATATCCCTCTACCGGCCCTGGACCTGCAGGATTTCGATGTGGCGCTGCAGGAGCGACTACTGTGGGAGAAGGAGTTGATGGGTCTTTATTTCTCCGAGCACCCGCTCACCGCCATGGCATCCCGTTTGGCCGAGCACGCCACGGTGCTGTGCGGCGAGATAAATAACGAGATGGCCGGCGAGAAAGTCGTCGTGGCCGGCATGGTTACCGCAGTCAGGCATGTGACCACCAGGACCAACCGGCTCTTCATTATCGCTACTTTCGAGGACCTCAACGGCAGCATTGAGGTTACCGTCTGGTCAGACGTTTACTCGCAAACACAGGACCTGTGGATGGACGGCAGCATCCTGCTGGTGGAAGGCTACATCAAAGTCAGGGAGGACAGGGCTAACATCAACTGTACCAAAGTGAGCCGCTATGAGCCGGAGGCGGCCAGGCCCGAGCCGATAAAGACTGAGCCTTTAAAGCCGGACAATGGCGGTAAAAACAACCACGTTAAGCCCAGGACACTCATAATCAACATCAGGCAGAGCAACGACTCGCAGAAAGACCTGGAGTATCTGCAAAAGGTGATGGAAGTGCTGCGCAGGTACCCCGGCAACGACAGCGTGCAGCTGGCTATCGGCAGAGGTGAGGAGATCACGCGCCTGGAAGTGCCCGATATTAAGGTCGATAACTCCGATGAACTGTTGCAGGAGCTCTCTCATCAGAACGGCGGCTGA
- the thpR gene encoding RNA 2',3'-cyclic phosphodiesterase codes for MNNETIRSFIAIELPAELVARLKNLQDRLSSSRPRFVKWVDPGSIHLTLKFLGNVDANRLEAVKGALEAVTVPHRPFQLITGQTGFFPGLQRARVFWLGLEGDIAELSDLQRGIDSAMAALGFESESRPFTAHLTLARLREECSREQRLEFSGLAQHVAFVSGPPIKVRSVSLMRSRLTPQGAVYTRLAEYELKGV; via the coding sequence ATGAATAATGAGACTATAAGGTCGTTCATTGCAATAGAGCTACCCGCCGAACTGGTCGCACGGCTGAAGAATCTCCAGGACAGGCTTAGCTCGTCCCGCCCGCGGTTTGTGAAATGGGTTGATCCCGGCTCCATCCATCTAACCCTCAAGTTTTTGGGCAATGTCGATGCTAATCGGCTCGAGGCGGTCAAGGGTGCACTTGAAGCCGTTACCGTACCACACAGGCCGTTTCAGTTGATCACCGGGCAGACCGGATTCTTTCCCGGGCTACAGCGCGCACGTGTTTTCTGGCTGGGGCTTGAAGGGGATATCGCTGAGCTGAGCGATCTGCAGCGGGGTATCGACAGTGCCATGGCGGCGCTGGGCTTCGAGAGCGAGAGCCGGCCTTTCACAGCCCACCTCACCCTGGCCAGGCTGCGTGAGGAATGCAGCAGGGAGCAGCGACTGGAGTTCAGCGGACTGGCGCAGCATGTCGCATTTGTCTCAGGCCCGCCCATAAAGGTAAGATCGGTATCGCTGATGCGAAGCAGGCTCACTCCGCAGGGCGCCGTGTACACACGCCTGGCCGAATATGAATTGAAGGGCGTATGA
- a CDS encoding amidohydrolase family protein, producing the protein MLYMIIDSHTHIFSPAVIEGREEHCASDHCFGLLYGNPRARLCTADELIRSMDEQGIDVSVVHNIGWSTNEMCARSNDYIMDAIGRHPGRLIGFCAVQPRGGEKALAELERCSRGGIKGLGELRPDAQDFDLCDAKLMSPLINRLIGLGMVLSLHVSEPVGHDYPGKGGNTPDIVYRFISQAKGLKIILAHMGGGLPFYEMMPEVGEALSNAWYDTAAGPFLYKTAVYRSAAALCGIEKILFGSDWPLLSQQRVIAHIRESGLGKAELDAILGGNAQRLFKLEHK; encoded by the coding sequence ATGCTTTACATGATAATCGACTCTCACACGCATATCTTCAGCCCGGCAGTTATCGAAGGGAGGGAGGAGCACTGCGCATCGGATCACTGCTTCGGACTTCTCTACGGCAATCCCAGGGCCAGACTGTGCACGGCGGATGAGCTCATTCGCAGCATGGACGAGCAGGGGATAGATGTTTCGGTGGTCCACAACATCGGATGGTCCACCAATGAGATGTGCGCGCGCAGCAATGATTATATTATGGATGCTATCGGCAGGCATCCAGGCAGGCTGATCGGATTCTGCGCTGTGCAGCCGCGCGGGGGAGAGAAGGCTCTGGCCGAGTTGGAACGCTGCAGCAGAGGCGGGATCAAAGGTTTGGGCGAGCTGCGTCCGGACGCCCAGGATTTCGACCTCTGCGACGCGAAGCTGATGAGTCCCCTGATTAATCGCCTGATCGGACTGGGAATGGTGCTCTCGCTGCACGTGTCGGAGCCTGTGGGACACGATTATCCGGGCAAGGGCGGCAACACGCCGGATATCGTCTACAGGTTTATCTCGCAGGCAAAAGGCCTGAAAATCATACTGGCCCATATGGGTGGAGGGCTGCCTTTTTACGAGATGATGCCCGAGGTTGGAGAGGCGTTGTCTAATGCGTGGTACGATACGGCGGCAGGGCCCTTCCTGTACAAAACCGCCGTCTACAGATCGGCAGCCGCATTATGCGGCATAGAGAAAATCCTCTTCGGCAGCGATTGGCCGTTGCTGAGCCAGCAGAGAGTGATCGCTCATATCAGGGAGTCCGGACTGGGAAAAGCCGAACTGGACGCCATCCTGGGAGGCAATGCGCAGAGGCTATTCAAATTGGAGCATAAATAG
- a CDS encoding alpha/beta hydrolase, whose protein sequence is MIEHGFADVNGIKLHYAHSGKGPLIMFLHGFPEYWDMWKEQLEEFGKDHLAIAPDMRGYNLSSKPAEVKQYRQKYLVEDIRQVAEYLGHKKFVLVAHDWGGAVAWTFAMFYPQYLEKLVIINSPHPATFERELRENPAQRRASKYMLLFRSPEAESVLAADDYSWLINMAFGEIIKSGVLKDADIQGYKKAWAQPGALTGGLNYYRAMDVEALENTEEPIKKPAAAATLPKISLPTMVIWGEKDTALLTGCISGLDEYVTQLSVKRVPDASHWVVREKPLLINSLIREFIE, encoded by the coding sequence GTGATTGAGCATGGTTTTGCGGATGTCAACGGGATAAAACTTCACTACGCGCACAGCGGCAAAGGACCGCTGATCATGTTCCTGCATGGATTCCCGGAGTATTGGGATATGTGGAAGGAACAGCTCGAGGAATTCGGCAAAGACCATCTTGCGATCGCGCCGGATATGCGTGGCTACAACCTGTCCTCCAAACCGGCGGAGGTGAAACAATACAGGCAAAAATACCTTGTGGAAGATATCAGGCAGGTTGCCGAATATCTGGGCCATAAGAAGTTCGTGCTGGTGGCACATGACTGGGGCGGCGCCGTGGCCTGGACATTTGCTATGTTTTATCCTCAATATCTGGAAAAACTGGTTATCATTAATTCACCGCATCCCGCCACCTTCGAGCGGGAGCTAAGGGAGAATCCGGCGCAACGCAGAGCCAGCAAATACATGCTGCTGTTCCGCAGCCCTGAAGCGGAATCCGTGCTTGCTGCCGATGATTACTCATGGCTCATAAACATGGCTTTTGGCGAGATCATTAAAAGCGGGGTACTCAAAGACGCGGATATACAAGGCTATAAAAAAGCCTGGGCACAGCCTGGTGCGCTGACCGGCGGGCTGAACTACTACCGGGCTATGGATGTAGAAGCCCTGGAAAACACTGAAGAGCCGATCAAAAAGCCGGCTGCTGCGGCAACGTTGCCCAAAATCTCGCTGCCTACCATGGTAATCTGGGGGGAGAAGGATACCGCCCTCTTAACCGGCTGTATCAGTGGGTTGGATGAATATGTGACGCAGTTGAGCGTCAAAAGGGTGCCCGATGCTTCACATTGGGTGGTACGCGAAAAACCACTGCTGATTAATTCCCTGATCCGTGAATTCATAGAATAA
- a CDS encoding transketolase: MTNYSIEDLQGIARNLRRHVITMISTAGSGHPGGSLSAADIVTALYFHIMRHDPANPKWPDRDRFILSKGHAAPVLYAALAECGYFPLEWLTTLRKTGTCLQGHTDSTLTPGVDMSAGSLGQGLSVGIGMALAARLDKKNYRTYVMLGDGECQEGQVWEAAMFAPNYKLDNLTAIVDYNGLQLDGFTKQIMDLEPFVDKWRSFKWEVLQIDGHDMKQVVDALQKSALVKGKPVVIVARTVKGKGVSFMENKVDYHGKAPGKSETETALRELA, encoded by the coding sequence ATGACCAATTATAGTATTGAAGACCTCCAGGGCATCGCCCGCAACCTTCGTCGGCACGTTATCACCATGATTTCGACCGCGGGCAGCGGCCATCCCGGCGGATCGCTTTCTGCAGCCGACATCGTCACTGCTCTATATTTCCATATCATGAGGCACGATCCAGCCAACCCGAAATGGCCCGACCGCGACCGTTTCATACTGAGCAAGGGTCATGCCGCTCCGGTCCTCTACGCCGCTCTGGCGGAATGCGGGTATTTCCCCCTCGAATGGCTCACCACCCTGCGGAAAACCGGCACCTGCCTGCAGGGACATACCGACAGTACTCTCACGCCGGGAGTCGATATGTCGGCCGGCTCGCTGGGCCAGGGACTGTCCGTGGGCATCGGCATGGCGCTGGCTGCCAGACTGGACAAAAAAAATTACCGCACCTACGTTATGCTGGGGGACGGGGAGTGCCAGGAAGGGCAGGTCTGGGAGGCGGCCATGTTCGCCCCCAACTACAAACTGGACAACCTGACGGCCATCGTCGATTACAATGGCCTGCAGTTGGACGGCTTCACGAAGCAAATCATGGACCTTGAACCGTTCGTTGATAAGTGGCGCTCCTTCAAGTGGGAGGTGCTGCAGATCGACGGCCACGATATGAAGCAGGTAGTGGATGCGCTGCAAAAGTCCGCGCTGGTAAAGGGCAAGCCCGTGGTCATCGTGGCGCGTACGGTTAAGGGCAAGGGTGTCAGCTTCATGGAAAACAAGGTGGACTACCATGGGAAGGCGCCGGGCAAGTCCGAGACCGAGACTGCGCTGAGGGAGCTGGCATGA
- a CDS encoding TIGR01906 family membrane protein has translation MTEIKAKKINPAGWLVLAVLFISIPVLIISSTVNIYAHSPGLYRYGFNKYEISAATGISDIHLEGVAQNMVDYFSGKLVSPQMAVEAWEQPRLLYNQKELTHLEDVRYIISVFKILQTAAILAFLASGAAVFAILGIRRLLRGILVGAIATLSLMVLLVVWSLIDFNSLFYLFHIVSFSNELWLLDPSKDYLIMMFTENFFFDAAIMVTATIMAEAVILGLAVLVIEKTMLNRRC, from the coding sequence ATGACGGAGATCAAAGCCAAGAAGATAAATCCGGCCGGATGGCTGGTTTTAGCCGTGCTGTTTATATCGATACCGGTCCTCATCATCTCGAGCACGGTCAATATCTATGCGCATTCCCCGGGCCTGTACAGGTACGGATTCAATAAATACGAGATAAGCGCGGCCACTGGCATCAGCGACATACATTTGGAGGGTGTGGCTCAAAACATGGTGGACTATTTCAGCGGAAAGCTGGTGTCGCCCCAGATGGCCGTAGAGGCGTGGGAGCAACCAAGGCTGCTTTACAATCAAAAGGAGCTGACCCACCTGGAAGACGTACGTTATATAATCTCGGTCTTCAAGATACTGCAGACCGCAGCCATACTGGCCTTCCTGGCATCCGGCGCCGCGGTCTTCGCCATACTGGGGATTCGGCGGCTGCTGCGCGGCATTCTGGTTGGTGCGATTGCAACACTGTCATTAATGGTGCTGCTGGTAGTATGGTCACTGATAGATTTCAACAGCCTTTTCTATCTGTTTCACATCGTCAGCTTTTCCAATGAACTCTGGCTGCTGGATCCCTCAAAAGATTATTTGATCATGATGTTCACGGAAAACTTTTTCTTCGATGCGGCCATCATGGTCACGGCCACGATCATGGCTGAGGCCGTGATACTGGGTCTGGCTGTGCTGGTGATAGAGAAGACGATGCTGAACAGGCGGTGCTGA
- a CDS encoding ComF family protein: protein MTGWLKQLQYEVTDFFFPRTCIGCGKIGDFICASCSKKMSRILPPLCRRCGRPESSGAFCSECWGIKSSLDGIRSVFIFDGIVRQAVHELKYRNVQAMSNCMAGYMALYFQGYSLGGDVLVPVPLHEMRLRERGYNQSQLLSDELSRMISVEVNAALLKRVRNTGPQARSASVRQRKANMENTFICDSGEVAGRDVIVIDDVCTSGATLESCASALKSAGAGHVLGFTLAREISNRS, encoded by the coding sequence TTGACCGGATGGTTGAAACAGCTCCAGTATGAAGTCACCGATTTTTTCTTTCCGCGTACGTGTATAGGATGCGGGAAAATCGGTGATTTTATTTGTGCAAGCTGCTCAAAAAAAATGAGCAGGATACTACCGCCGCTGTGCCGCCGATGCGGCAGGCCCGAATCCAGTGGAGCTTTCTGCTCCGAGTGCTGGGGAATAAAAAGCAGCCTTGACGGCATCCGCTCGGTTTTCATCTTCGATGGCATTGTTCGCCAGGCTGTACACGAGCTGAAATACCGCAATGTGCAGGCTATGTCCAATTGCATGGCCGGCTATATGGCCCTCTATTTCCAGGGATATAGCCTGGGAGGTGACGTACTGGTACCTGTTCCGTTGCACGAGATGCGGCTCAGGGAAAGGGGTTACAACCAGTCTCAGTTGCTGTCGGACGAGCTTTCGAGAATGATATCCGTGGAGGTCAACGCGGCTTTGCTGAAACGCGTCAGGAACACGGGGCCGCAGGCTCGCAGCGCCAGCGTCCGCCAACGAAAAGCCAACATGGAAAACACCTTTATCTGCGATTCAGGTGAGGTGGCAGGCAGGGATGTCATCGTTATCGATGACGTCTGCACGTCCGGCGCTACTCTCGAATCATGCGCGTCGGCCCTCAAGTCGGCAGGGGCCGGACACGTGCTGGGATTCACACTGGCAAGGGAAATCTCGAACAGGAGTTGA
- a CDS encoding methylated-DNA--[protein]-cysteine S-methyltransferase: MQMIYDLVLTTCGWVGISFSEKGVLRLNLPVPDKKEALAQLGAGHIADLDKSDSMDGLRRQVLDYFKGGKDGFHCRLDLSGATTFQSRIWKAVGEIPYGQVRSYKWVAEKAGNPLAGRAVGRALATNPLPLIIPCHRVIRSDGKPGGFRGSAGDVKTKLMLLELEGCRILS, from the coding sequence ATGCAGATGATTTATGACCTCGTACTAACGACTTGCGGATGGGTGGGAATCTCCTTTTCAGAGAAGGGTGTTCTCAGGTTGAATCTGCCCGTTCCTGATAAGAAAGAAGCCCTGGCACAGCTGGGCGCCGGTCACATTGCGGATTTAGATAAGTCTGACAGCATGGACGGCCTGCGGAGACAGGTGTTGGACTATTTTAAAGGCGGGAAGGACGGTTTTCATTGCAGGCTGGACCTATCGGGCGCCACGACTTTCCAGAGCAGAATCTGGAAGGCTGTCGGGGAGATACCATACGGACAGGTAAGAAGCTACAAGTGGGTGGCTGAAAAAGCCGGCAATCCCCTGGCCGGCCGCGCGGTGGGCCGAGCGCTGGCCACTAATCCGCTGCCACTGATCATACCTTGCCACAGGGTGATACGCAGCGATGGGAAGCCCGGCGGATTCAGGGGCAGCGCCGGGGATGTAAAGACCAAGCTCATGCTGCTGGAGCTGGAAGGCTGCCGGATCCTATCCTGA
- a CDS encoding transketolase family protein: protein MTGYSELTTREAFGKVLTELGGTDARIVVLDADLSRSTMTKYFAQAYPERFIQCGLAEQNMISIAAGLATCGKIPFASTFAVFASSRCFDQVRMSVAQPKTNVKVVSTHGGITVGEDGSSHQAIEDIALYCSLPNFNVVVPADSIETVEAIKAAAATEGPFYVRLGRSKTPVVYNSGCSFKLGKADVLREGKDAAVIATGIMVYKALEAADTLEKSGIKCRVINMSSLKPVDRKAIEAAAADTGAVVTAEEHLLHGGLGSIIAQVLGSGTPAPLASLGIKDTYCKSGKPEELLEVHGLTADDIVDAVRSVLARKR, encoded by the coding sequence ATGACCGGCTATTCCGAACTCACGACGCGCGAAGCCTTCGGCAAGGTATTGACGGAGCTGGGAGGAACGGACGCGCGCATCGTCGTGCTGGACGCCGACCTCTCGCGTTCAACCATGACCAAGTACTTCGCGCAGGCTTACCCCGAGCGCTTCATACAGTGCGGCCTGGCCGAACAGAATATGATCAGCATAGCCGCGGGGCTGGCGACCTGCGGCAAGATACCCTTCGCCAGCACGTTTGCCGTGTTCGCCTCCAGCAGGTGTTTTGACCAGGTGCGCATGAGCGTGGCCCAGCCGAAAACCAATGTTAAGGTGGTTTCCACGCATGGCGGCATCACGGTAGGTGAGGACGGCTCCTCTCACCAGGCTATTGAGGACATCGCTCTTTACTGCTCATTGCCCAACTTCAACGTGGTGGTCCCCGCCGACTCTATCGAGACAGTTGAAGCCATAAAAGCGGCAGCCGCCACAGAAGGACCATTCTACGTAAGGTTGGGACGATCAAAGACTCCCGTTGTATACAACTCCGGCTGCAGCTTCAAATTGGGCAAAGCCGACGTACTGCGGGAGGGGAAGGACGCGGCGGTTATCGCCACCGGCATCATGGTATACAAAGCGCTGGAGGCGGCCGACACTCTGGAGAAATCGGGCATTAAATGCCGCGTGATCAATATGTCCAGCCTCAAGCCTGTAGACCGCAAGGCCATCGAGGCCGCAGCGGCCGACACTGGCGCGGTCGTGACGGCCGAGGAGCATCTGCTGCACGGGGGCCTGGGAAGCATTATAGCGCAGGTATTGGGCTCAGGGACACCGGCGCCGCTTGCGTCCCTGGGTATAAAAGATACATACTGTAAGTCGGGCAAGCCTGAGGAGCTGCTCGAAGTCCACGGGCTGACAGCTGACGATATAGTGGACGCCGTTAGAAGCGTATTGGCCCGCAAGAGGTAG
- the raiA gene encoding ribosome-associated translation inhibitor RaiA translates to MEIKIAARNMKLEDDVREYAEKKLGRLSKYLNNISSVKLELIEEKTKSRQPVFGAQVTMNINGFLMRGEQRNDNPRAAIDAVNDVMERLIDKYKKRYNVSKTHETIRTPVEEEVTTVEQPHHVYKRKSFIVKPMTVEQAVEQMEFLGHDFFLFVSDEDNSINVVYRRKDGKYGLIQPEFA, encoded by the coding sequence ATGGAGATTAAAATTGCTGCGCGCAATATGAAACTGGAAGACGATGTGCGTGAATACGCCGAGAAGAAGCTCGGCCGACTATCGAAGTATCTCAACAACATCAGCTCGGTCAAGCTGGAACTGATCGAAGAGAAAACGAAATCGCGCCAGCCCGTCTTTGGCGCACAGGTTACTATGAATATCAATGGCTTCCTGATGAGGGGCGAGCAAAGGAACGATAACCCACGGGCGGCCATCGACGCGGTGAACGACGTGATGGAGCGCCTGATCGACAAGTACAAGAAAAGATACAACGTAAGCAAAACGCACGAGACCATCAGAACCCCTGTGGAGGAGGAAGTTACCACGGTAGAGCAGCCCCACCATGTTTATAAACGCAAGAGCTTCATCGTGAAGCCGATGACCGTCGAGCAGGCAGTGGAGCAGATGGAATTCCTGGGCCACGACTTCTTCCTCTTCGTCAGTGATGAGGACAACTCGATCAATGTGGTGTACCGGCGCAAGGACGGCAAATATGGATTGATCCAGCCGGAGTTCGCGTAG